One genomic segment of Vibrio agarivorans includes these proteins:
- a CDS encoding acetamidase/formamidase family protein: MIRKSILALLVGSFSVSAAVMDGVEVLQPLYDEPTYIESGKYADSLYIPSTVDTILWGYLPNKLTPPVAAIDSGDVVVFDTVSHEGILEDQGRDPLKYFGNYGYSEEFVLQDAVDITASDLEHDFFKDGPHIVTGPVKINGAKKGDVLKVDIVKLEPRVPYGVISNRHGKGALVGEYPRRKQQPNPSAEFPERYGNVSILSPIFKEGDKYFGKLASGDKNIVFPLNPFMGIMGVAPDKEFPIHSVPPQYFGGNLDVKDLVEGSTAYYRVNVDGGMFFTGDSHFTQGDGEVALTALEASVRATFRLTVLKEGADSIPGAFIDTPLGETAEFWIPVGLDEDLNIAMQNATRESIRFLVNHYGISEEIALAYLSANTDFAVSQVVDKTKGIHAKIRKSDFAEFDAD; encoded by the coding sequence ATGATAAGAAAGTCAATATTGGCCTTGTTGGTTGGGTCGTTCTCAGTAAGTGCAGCGGTGATGGATGGCGTTGAGGTGCTTCAGCCGCTGTATGATGAACCTACTTATATTGAATCAGGGAAATATGCAGACAGTTTATATATTCCTTCTACAGTAGATACCATTTTATGGGGATATCTACCGAATAAACTTACGCCACCCGTAGCCGCAATAGATTCTGGTGATGTTGTGGTGTTTGATACGGTTTCACACGAGGGTATTTTAGAAGACCAAGGTCGTGATCCATTGAAGTACTTTGGCAACTATGGTTATTCTGAAGAATTTGTCCTTCAAGATGCGGTAGATATAACGGCCTCTGATCTTGAACATGACTTCTTCAAAGATGGCCCACACATTGTTACTGGGCCAGTTAAGATCAATGGCGCTAAGAAAGGCGATGTACTCAAAGTCGATATTGTAAAATTGGAGCCACGCGTACCTTACGGCGTGATTTCAAACCGTCATGGCAAAGGTGCATTAGTCGGAGAATATCCACGAAGAAAGCAGCAGCCAAATCCAAGTGCTGAGTTCCCTGAGCGTTATGGCAACGTATCTATTCTTTCTCCAATTTTTAAAGAAGGTGATAAGTACTTCGGAAAGTTAGCTTCTGGCGATAAGAATATCGTCTTCCCGTTGAACCCATTCATGGGCATCATGGGTGTTGCCCCAGATAAAGAGTTTCCTATTCACTCAGTGCCACCACAATATTTTGGCGGTAACCTTGATGTAAAAGATCTGGTTGAAGGATCAACTGCTTACTATCGCGTTAACGTTGATGGCGGCATGTTCTTTACTGGCGATAGTCACTTTACACAAGGTGATGGCGAAGTAGCCTTGACCGCTCTTGAAGCCTCTGTTCGTGCAACCTTCAGATTAACAGTTCTTAAAGAAGGTGCCGACTCTATTCCTGGTGCCTTCATTGATACCCCCCTCGGTGAAACGGCGGAATTTTGGATTCCTGTTGGTCTTGATGAAGATTTAAACATTGCGATGCAAAACGCAACTCGTGAATCAATCCGTTTCTTAGTTAACCACTACGGTATCAGTGAAGAGATTGCGTTGGCGTATCTAAGCGCAAACACCGACTTCGCTGTATCTCAGGTCGTGGACAAAACTAAAGGGATTCACGCAAAAATTCGTAAGTCTGATTTTGCAGAATTTGACGCTGACTAA
- a CDS encoding DUF4962 domain-containing protein, which produces MSNQKSLDAIRKMKLENDTSAGNLVDLLPIEVQKRDFDLSFLDNLSEARPRLLVQSADLETFKAAVRADESHCMFDDFYNNSTVKFLETAPFEEPQPYPEETVGKASLWRPYWRQMYVDCQMALNATRNLAIAGIVKEDEELIAKAKAWTLKLSTYDAEGVTSRGYNDEAAFRVIAAMAWGYDWLHAYFTDEERQQVQDALIERLDEIMHHLRVTVDLLNNPLNSHGVRSISSAIIPTCIALYHDHPKAGEYIAYALEYYAVHYPPWGGEDGGWAEGPDYWNTQTAFLGEAFDLLKAYCGVDMFNKTFYENTGDFPLYCMPVHSKRASFCDQSSIGDFPGLKLAYNIKHYAGVNQKPEYVWYYNQLKGRDTEAHTKFYNFGWWDFGYDDLRFNILWDAPEEQAPSNDPLLKVFPITGWAAFHNKMTERDNHIHMVFKCSPFGSISHSHGDQNAFTLHAFGETLAAITGYYGGFGVDMHTKWRRQTFSKNLPLFGGKGQYGENKNTGYEGHQDRFCIEAGGNITDFDTESEVKMVEGDATASYKYFVPEIESYKRKIWFVKGKVFVMQDKAALSEEKDMTWLMHTTFANEVADKSFTIRGEVAHLDVNFINESADNIESVKNVEGFGEVDPYEYKDLEIHRHVEVEFKPSKEHNILTLLVPNKNEGEQVEVSHKLVGNTLELTVDGETVTIEL; this is translated from the coding sequence ATGAGCAACCAAAAATCTCTTGATGCGATCAGGAAGATGAAGCTGGAGAACGATACTTCAGCAGGTAACCTTGTAGACCTACTCCCAATCGAAGTACAAAAGCGTGACTTTGACCTTTCTTTCCTAGACAACCTGAGCGAAGCGCGCCCGCGTCTTCTTGTTCAGTCTGCTGATCTGGAAACGTTCAAAGCGGCTGTACGCGCAGATGAATCTCACTGCATGTTCGATGACTTCTACAACAACTCAACGGTTAAGTTCCTTGAGACAGCTCCATTTGAAGAGCCTCAACCTTACCCAGAAGAGACTGTAGGTAAAGCTTCTCTATGGCGTCCTTACTGGCGTCAAATGTACGTTGATTGCCAAATGGCTCTTAACGCTACACGTAACCTAGCAATCGCTGGTATCGTGAAAGAAGACGAAGAGCTAATCGCGAAAGCAAAAGCTTGGACTCTAAAACTGTCTACTTACGACGCTGAAGGTGTTACTTCACGTGGTTACAATGACGAAGCAGCTTTCCGTGTAATCGCAGCAATGGCTTGGGGTTACGACTGGCTACACGCTTACTTCACTGATGAAGAGCGTCAGCAAGTTCAAGACGCACTTATCGAGCGTCTAGACGAAATCATGCACCACCTACGCGTGACGGTTGATCTACTGAACAACCCTCTAAACAGCCACGGTGTACGTTCAATCTCTTCTGCTATCATCCCAACGTGTATCGCGCTTTACCACGATCACCCGAAAGCAGGCGAGTACATCGCATACGCTCTAGAATACTACGCAGTACACTACCCACCATGGGGCGGTGAAGACGGCGGTTGGGCTGAAGGTCCTGACTACTGGAACACGCAAACTGCATTCCTAGGCGAAGCATTCGACCTATTGAAAGCATACTGTGGCGTAGACATGTTCAACAAGACATTCTACGAAAACACAGGTGACTTCCCACTATACTGTATGCCTGTTCACTCTAAGCGTGCGAGCTTCTGTGACCAGTCATCAATCGGTGACTTCCCAGGTCTAAAACTGGCTTACAACATCAAGCACTACGCAGGTGTTAACCAGAAGCCTGAGTACGTTTGGTACTACAACCAGCTTAAAGGCCGTGATACTGAAGCGCACACGAAATTCTACAACTTCGGTTGGTGGGACTTCGGCTACGACGACCTACGCTTCAACATCCTTTGGGATGCACCAGAAGAGCAAGCGCCTTCAAACGATCCACTGTTGAAAGTATTCCCAATCACAGGTTGGGCTGCCTTCCACAACAAGATGACTGAGCGTGATAACCACATCCACATGGTATTCAAGTGTTCACCATTTGGTTCTATCTCTCACTCACACGGTGACCAAAACGCGTTCACTCTACACGCATTCGGTGAAACGCTAGCAGCGATCACTGGCTACTACGGTGGTTTCGGTGTAGACATGCACACTAAATGGCGTCGTCAAACGTTCTCTAAAAACCTTCCTCTATTCGGCGGTAAAGGTCAGTACGGTGAGAACAAGAACACGGGCTACGAAGGTCACCAAGATCGTTTCTGTATTGAAGCGGGCGGTAACATCACTGACTTCGATACTGAATCAGAAGTTAAAATGGTTGAAGGTGATGCAACAGCATCTTACAAATACTTCGTTCCAGAAATCGAATCTTACAAGCGTAAGATCTGGTTTGTGAAGGGTAAAGTATTCGTAATGCAAGACAAGGCTGCTCTATCTGAAGAGAAAGACATGACTTGGCTAATGCACACTACATTCGCTAACGAAGTGGCTGACAAGTCATTCACTATCCGTGGCGAAGTAGCGCACCTAGACGTGAACTTCATCAACGAGTCTGCAGACAACATTGAATCTGTTAAGAACGTTGAAGGCTTCGGCGAAGTTGACCCATACGAGTACAAAGATCTTGAAATTCACCGTCACGTTGAAGTTGAATTCAAGCCATCGAAAGAGCACAACATCCTTACTCTTCTAGTTCCAAACAAGAACGAAGGCGAGCAAGTAGAAGTGTCTCACAAACTTGTAGGCAACACGCTAGAGCTAACTGTTGACGGCGAAACGGTTACTATTGAACTGTAA
- a CDS encoding DUF3466 family protein produces the protein MNDAFSRTCLMVMCFPFAAQSALYRVIEVEATLDTDTLDYYATAISNDDTIESCFTTSCLSDDFTLAGYGQQGSQGVPFNHEVAFGVDNYFYYNNYDDLETYCYNELGYATCDSWASTRWYGDYETSTGGLEQEREAYYYASYSPIYLGFLEAFGQLTYSDNRAEKYSTDSSLVEGSQDSVVEAIANEGWAVGNATSGYFDYYGNYIQQYRRRGFYFDGSNYVTLLPQADTTLTYADEEGEANIIEDMGTTLAFDSFEYPSGSGNQYIVGSAAVSTFDYTDDDKDYDSRDVSDCVDSDTPANLAQCQNFGFATKAFVWSVSDEGSTRFSVSDWDSDYDNYDEASAQASVRGAAVINRTDSEYDGLPVLVGYNTELNDDDYMLMQAAIFRPSASDTFSVESEAWETVFISGAKLESDDTYYYTNSVAKDINENLIVIGEAKRDGDIPENNAAANRMFVSDASVASPSATYFSSLGQAIFFSGAGGELGAINKYNEIVGEVDAEELAEMDGTSRRRRGFIYPHDTEGSDSERVARFNSQAWWLDDLTHGGVYSDDNNHYRIISASDINDAGVISATAIKCESSYDDSSHFATCGEGSETEYVVAVKLMPIFGATVEYIEARETDTTTVERQGAAINSRYLCWLLLVVLLCRSNFLAFNQPNENHSFSLKKG, from the coding sequence ATGAATGACGCTTTTTCTCGCACATGCCTGATGGTGATGTGCTTTCCCTTTGCAGCTCAAAGTGCTCTTTATCGAGTGATTGAAGTAGAAGCGACCTTAGACACGGACACGTTAGATTATTATGCGACGGCGATATCAAATGACGACACGATAGAGTCATGTTTTACAACTTCATGCTTATCAGACGACTTCACTTTAGCAGGCTATGGTCAGCAAGGCTCGCAGGGCGTTCCGTTTAACCATGAGGTCGCGTTTGGGGTGGATAACTATTTCTACTATAACAACTATGATGATCTAGAAACCTACTGCTATAACGAATTGGGTTATGCGACGTGTGATTCTTGGGCCAGTACTCGTTGGTACGGAGACTATGAAACTAGCACAGGTGGGCTAGAGCAAGAGCGTGAGGCGTATTATTACGCCTCGTATTCGCCGATCTATTTGGGTTTTTTGGAAGCTTTTGGTCAGCTTACTTACAGTGACAATAGAGCAGAGAAATACAGTACAGATTCGTCATTGGTGGAAGGGAGCCAAGATAGTGTTGTTGAGGCGATTGCGAATGAGGGATGGGCAGTAGGCAATGCCACTAGCGGTTACTTTGATTACTACGGCAATTATATTCAGCAATATCGTCGTCGAGGTTTCTATTTTGATGGTAGTAATTACGTCACTTTGTTACCTCAAGCTGATACAACTCTGACCTATGCTGATGAAGAGGGCGAAGCCAATATCATTGAAGATATGGGTACTACGCTCGCGTTCGATAGCTTTGAGTATCCTTCTGGTTCAGGCAATCAATACATTGTAGGCAGCGCTGCCGTTTCGACATTCGACTACACCGATGACGATAAGGATTATGACTCACGTGATGTTTCTGACTGTGTCGATAGTGACACGCCAGCAAACCTAGCGCAGTGTCAAAACTTCGGGTTTGCCACCAAAGCGTTTGTTTGGTCTGTATCGGACGAAGGCAGCACCCGTTTTTCCGTCTCAGATTGGGACAGTGATTATGATAATTATGATGAGGCCAGTGCCCAAGCAAGTGTAAGAGGCGCAGCTGTAATCAATCGTACAGACAGCGAATATGATGGCCTACCAGTTCTGGTTGGTTATAACACAGAGCTGAATGATGATGACTACATGTTAATGCAAGCCGCAATTTTCAGACCGAGCGCGAGCGACACGTTCAGTGTTGAGAGTGAAGCCTGGGAGACGGTGTTCATTTCCGGAGCAAAACTGGAAAGCGATGATACCTACTATTACACCAACTCAGTTGCCAAAGACATCAATGAAAACTTGATAGTGATTGGGGAAGCGAAGCGAGACGGTGACATTCCAGAAAACAACGCGGCAGCAAATCGGATGTTTGTCTCTGATGCGTCAGTCGCATCACCATCCGCCACCTATTTCTCTTCATTAGGGCAGGCTATTTTCTTTAGCGGTGCTGGTGGTGAACTGGGCGCTATCAACAAATATAACGAGATAGTGGGTGAAGTCGATGCTGAAGAGTTGGCGGAGATGGATGGCACCTCACGTCGTCGTCGAGGGTTTATTTACCCGCATGATACCGAAGGGAGTGACTCAGAGCGTGTAGCGCGCTTTAACAGTCAAGCTTGGTGGCTAGATGATCTGACACATGGTGGCGTTTATAGCGATGACAACAACCACTACCGCATCATCTCGGCTAGTGACATTAATGACGCGGGCGTTATCTCTGCCACAGCGATTAAATGTGAAAGTAGCTACGATGATAGTTCACATTTCGCCACCTGCGGAGAAGGGTCGGAAACAGAATATGTTGTCGCGGTGAAGTTGATGCCAATCTTTGGTGCCACGGTTGAATATATTGAAGCTCGCGAGACTGATACAACGACCGTGGAGCGTCAAGGGGCTGCAATAAACAGTCGTTATTTGTGTTGGCTTTTATTGGTCGTGTTGCTGTGTAGGTCTAATTTTCTGGCGTTCAATCAGCCGAATGAGAATCATAGTTTTAGCTTAAAAAAAGGTTAA
- a CDS encoding LysE family translocator translates to MEHFFSIILFAISASITPGPNNIMVMTSGANFGAKRTLPLLTGICIGFTLMLLLVGLGFSTLFEQFPSLHLIIKCVGVAYLLYLAWLIAHSQQGVEQDEKGKPLSFIKGALFQWVNAKAWIVATGAIAAFTSGSENFLSQVMTIAGTFFVVSFPCVAVWLLFGSMLQSALTTTESRKRFNVAMSLLLVVSVFPVAKEAIEILL, encoded by the coding sequence ATGGAACACTTTTTCTCAATTATACTTTTTGCCATATCAGCAAGCATTACGCCGGGGCCCAACAATATAATGGTGATGACATCAGGGGCCAACTTTGGCGCCAAGCGTACACTACCGCTCCTAACTGGGATCTGTATTGGTTTCACTCTGATGCTATTGCTCGTCGGCTTAGGCTTTTCAACGCTGTTTGAACAGTTTCCAAGTTTACATTTGATCATCAAGTGCGTTGGCGTTGCGTATCTATTGTATCTAGCTTGGTTAATTGCCCATTCTCAGCAAGGTGTTGAGCAGGATGAAAAGGGCAAACCTTTATCATTTATCAAGGGCGCGCTATTTCAATGGGTGAACGCGAAAGCGTGGATCGTCGCAACAGGGGCAATTGCGGCCTTTACTAGTGGTTCAGAGAACTTCCTATCACAGGTTATGACGATAGCAGGGACATTTTTTGTCGTGTCATTCCCTTGTGTCGCCGTTTGGTTGTTGTTTGGCTCGATGCTCCAAAGTGCGCTCACCACTACTGAAAGTCGAAAGCGCTTTAATGTTGCAATGTCATTGTTGTTAGTTGTCTCAGTTTTCCCTGTTGCTAAAGAAGCGATAGAAATACTTTTATAG
- a CDS encoding LysR family transcriptional regulator, translated as MKTIEQQLSRLDLNLLVSLSVLIKEKNVTRAAQVLYLSQPAMSRTLGRLRALFDDPLFYRESSGLVPTQKALELQAPLEELLRAMQHLITSTSFDPATTEHAFAISLPPLMSQFMLAPLAKAFVSEAPNGSLVEFPAQRDPMKQLADRDVDFTIHIEKPSVSSDFLCEKITSTYPLFYVAPNHPLASKKKVSLNNCLTYPFVDFSLNIQSHTVLENPIDNYLNEEGLERNVVFKSGHLLTLVDVMQSSDTILVSSHKLATVEELNQKLVPVLALNNDKRLRFDIYLIEHKRTMESAPHQWLKQLIFNTLTTREGDDRVNARNAWQSPLAPQRCTNSVK; from the coding sequence ATGAAGACAATCGAACAGCAACTTTCTCGCCTTGATTTGAACCTTCTGGTGTCACTGAGTGTTTTGATCAAAGAAAAAAACGTTACGCGCGCTGCGCAGGTCCTTTACCTATCGCAACCCGCGATGAGTCGCACACTGGGGCGACTGCGTGCGCTGTTTGATGACCCACTGTTTTATCGCGAGTCTAGTGGCCTTGTACCAACGCAAAAGGCATTAGAACTGCAAGCACCGTTAGAGGAGCTGCTTCGAGCTATGCAGCATCTCATTACTAGCACCTCCTTTGACCCAGCGACGACAGAGCACGCCTTCGCAATCTCATTACCTCCACTAATGAGCCAGTTCATGTTAGCGCCACTTGCCAAAGCCTTTGTTTCTGAGGCGCCAAACGGCAGTTTAGTCGAGTTCCCGGCCCAACGAGACCCGATGAAACAGCTCGCTGATCGTGATGTCGACTTTACAATTCACATCGAAAAACCAAGCGTATCTAGTGACTTCTTATGCGAAAAAATTACCTCAACCTACCCTTTGTTTTATGTCGCGCCAAATCACCCGCTAGCCAGCAAGAAAAAAGTCAGTCTAAATAATTGCCTCACCTACCCTTTTGTTGATTTTTCACTCAACATTCAATCCCACACCGTGCTTGAAAACCCGATTGATAACTACCTTAACGAAGAGGGACTTGAGCGTAATGTGGTATTTAAAAGTGGTCATCTACTCACGCTGGTAGATGTGATGCAAAGCTCTGATACTATCCTAGTTTCATCGCATAAATTGGCAACGGTCGAAGAGTTAAACCAGAAATTAGTACCTGTTTTAGCCCTCAACAATGACAAACGTCTCCGCTTTGATATTTATTTAATCGAGCATAAAAGGACAATGGAAAGTGCCCCCCATCAGTGGTTAAAGCAACTGATTTTCAACACACTTACCACCAGAGAGGGTGATGATCGAGTTAATGCGAGAAACGCTTGGCAATCGCCACTGGCACCCCAGCGTTGCACGAATTCAGTCAAATAA
- a CDS encoding helix-turn-helix domain-containing protein translates to MIELMRETLGNRHWHPSVARIQSNNDTHIYHCFDTSIQFYHSQPSSGLWFPLELLDQPSRSNADQQWQANKLENEISGGSISQIFSALRPYVLELDFSLDRAADIANIKKRTLQRRLNQHGLTFRSLRDNLIADIALEQLQNGSSVSHVAMNLGYASISQFSRAFKRITGIAPSKVTSAY, encoded by the coding sequence ATGATCGAGTTAATGCGAGAAACGCTTGGCAATCGCCACTGGCACCCCAGCGTTGCACGAATTCAGTCAAATAATGATACTCACATCTATCACTGTTTTGACACGAGTATCCAGTTTTATCACAGTCAGCCCAGCTCAGGGTTATGGTTTCCATTAGAGCTTTTAGACCAACCTAGCCGCTCAAACGCCGATCAGCAATGGCAAGCAAATAAGCTGGAGAATGAAATCAGTGGTGGCAGTATCAGCCAAATTTTCAGCGCATTGCGACCTTACGTGTTAGAACTGGATTTTAGCTTAGATAGAGCCGCAGACATTGCGAACATTAAGAAACGAACACTGCAGCGTCGTCTTAATCAACATGGTCTGACTTTCAGAAGTTTGCGCGACAATCTCATTGCAGATATTGCGCTAGAGCAGTTACAAAATGGAAGCAGTGTATCGCATGTGGCCATGAACCTCGGCTATGCCAGCATTTCACAATTTTCACGCGCATTTAAGCGTATTACGGGGATTGCGCCCTCGAAGGTGACGTCAGCATATTGA
- the iolG gene encoding inositol 2-dehydrogenase, with the protein MFNIALFGAGRIGQVHATNIASHPNTCLYSLVESYDVFAEQFCEQYPGVIRQTVEEAFNDSKVDAVAICSATDTHADYIEMAARAGKAIFCEKPIDLDLSRVRDCLGVVEQHKVPFLLGFNRRFDPQFNALKKALTEGAIGTTASVIITSRDPSPPPAKYSKTSGGMFRDMTIHDLDMARFILGEEPVSVTAHGSCMVDPEIGKAGDIDTSVVVLHFPSGAMATIHNSRRSGYGYDQRIEVHGEKGMLQVANATENLVSISAQAGQTQATPQYFFLERYQQAYVAEWQHFVDVLNGEKPCCTGIDGEIALTLADAALAAMSNNQTMKL; encoded by the coding sequence ATGTTTAATATTGCACTGTTTGGTGCTGGCCGTATTGGTCAAGTGCATGCGACTAACATTGCTAGTCACCCCAATACTTGTTTGTATTCACTTGTCGAGTCTTACGATGTGTTTGCAGAGCAGTTTTGTGAGCAATACCCCGGTGTTATTCGCCAAACTGTCGAAGAGGCGTTTAATGATTCTAAAGTGGATGCAGTCGCCATTTGCTCTGCGACAGACACTCATGCCGATTACATTGAAATGGCAGCACGGGCAGGAAAAGCCATCTTTTGTGAGAAGCCGATCGATCTTGATTTAAGCCGTGTGCGTGACTGCCTTGGCGTAGTAGAGCAGCATAAGGTCCCGTTTCTGTTAGGCTTTAATCGCCGTTTTGATCCACAATTTAACGCGCTTAAGAAGGCGTTAACTGAGGGGGCGATAGGGACAACGGCAAGTGTGATTATTACCTCGCGTGATCCGTCGCCACCACCGGCTAAGTACTCAAAAACTTCCGGTGGCATGTTCAGAGACATGACAATTCATGATTTAGATATGGCTCGATTTATACTCGGTGAAGAGCCGGTGTCTGTCACAGCACATGGCAGTTGCATGGTTGACCCAGAGATTGGAAAAGCAGGCGACATTGATACCAGTGTCGTGGTGTTGCATTTCCCTTCAGGCGCAATGGCAACCATTCATAACAGTCGTCGCTCTGGCTATGGTTATGATCAGCGAATTGAAGTACATGGTGAAAAAGGTATGCTCCAAGTGGCTAATGCTACGGAAAACTTGGTCAGCATCAGTGCTCAAGCCGGACAAACTCAGGCAACACCGCAATACTTCTTCCTTGAGCGTTATCAGCAGGCGTATGTGGCTGAGTGGCAACATTTTGTTGATGTATTGAATGGCGAGAAGCCTTGTTGTACTGGTATTGATGGAGAGATTGCATTGACACTTGCTGACGCGGCACTCGCTGCTATGTCAAATAATCAAACGATGAAGCTATAA
- a CDS encoding sugar phosphate isomerase/epimerase family protein: protein MRFALHGMCSLHSNILSDVRLAKETGYQGLEIHTEKLWRYINAGLTASQLKLRMDEFGIEPTAIDIIGAIEVTDKERKAKLFSDTEILCRFAKEIGAPTIQLNAFEGLNGLTKQQNIELTAQNIRQIADIGKNYGIRFQYEGAAWTPIAKLEDYYRLHDAVGRDNFGFVLDTWHLWACRGATLEQMAAIDPSLIYNVHISDGGRPAELEAWPDERELRGHIIGQGDIPLKEWVDAIRQTGYEGFYSGEYLNDQLWEGDYHDIASDMLAGMKRLF, encoded by the coding sequence ATGCGTTTCGCACTCCACGGAATGTGCTCACTGCACAGCAATATTCTTTCTGATGTACGTCTAGCAAAAGAGACTGGTTATCAAGGTCTTGAAATTCACACTGAAAAACTGTGGCGTTATATTAACGCTGGTCTTACCGCATCTCAGCTGAAATTGAGAATGGATGAGTTTGGTATTGAACCGACAGCTATTGATATTATTGGGGCGATAGAGGTGACGGATAAAGAGCGTAAAGCCAAGCTGTTCTCAGATACGGAAATATTGTGTCGCTTTGCCAAAGAGATCGGTGCCCCGACGATACAGTTGAACGCATTTGAGGGGCTCAATGGCTTAACTAAGCAACAGAATATTGAGCTCACGGCACAGAACATTCGTCAAATTGCCGATATCGGTAAAAATTACGGCATTCGCTTCCAGTATGAAGGAGCGGCTTGGACGCCTATTGCCAAACTGGAAGATTACTATCGTTTACACGATGCGGTTGGGCGCGACAACTTCGGTTTCGTTCTTGATACTTGGCATTTGTGGGCATGTCGAGGCGCAACGTTAGAGCAAATGGCCGCGATTGATCCGTCACTTATCTACAACGTCCACATTTCCGATGGTGGGCGACCTGCTGAATTGGAAGCGTGGCCTGATGAAAGAGAGTTACGCGGTCACATCATCGGCCAGGGTGATATTCCGTTAAAAGAGTGGGTAGATGCAATCCGTCAGACTGGCTATGAAGGCTTCTATTCAGGCGAGTACCTCAATGACCAGTTATGGGAAGGGGATTATCACGATATCGCCAGCGATATGCTTGCTGGTATGAAGCGTCTCTTTTAG
- a CDS encoding MurR/RpiR family transcriptional regulator: MDLEVGAPQDLDTLKELISKRYDGLSSRLQQVANFVTEQPMLVAVETMATIANQANVPLSTLSRFSNAMGFDGFSSMQALFREQYLNRPRDYKERVRKAREMEDVPQDAPQAIFQDFGHANIEALEQLQLSVSPQKLERAVSIMDKAKTIYIQGTRRAYPVAFYLWYALMKSDKDVVLLDDHGGMLSPLTRRMNEDDVLFAITYAPYAQETSELIDDACKKNVPIVCITDNQMTPHGSKMEVCFEVEEGELMGFRSLSASMYLAQTLAVSLICQEVK; the protein is encoded by the coding sequence ATGGATTTAGAAGTGGGTGCACCGCAAGACTTAGACACTCTAAAAGAGTTAATTTCTAAGCGCTACGATGGATTAAGTAGTCGTCTACAACAAGTCGCCAATTTCGTTACTGAGCAACCTATGTTGGTGGCGGTAGAAACGATGGCGACCATTGCAAATCAAGCGAATGTGCCGCTGTCCACATTAAGCCGTTTCTCCAACGCTATGGGCTTTGATGGATTCTCTTCCATGCAGGCCCTGTTCCGTGAGCAGTATCTTAATAGGCCAAGAGATTACAAAGAGCGAGTTCGCAAGGCTCGTGAGATGGAAGATGTGCCTCAAGATGCACCACAGGCGATCTTCCAAGACTTTGGCCACGCCAATATTGAAGCTTTAGAGCAACTTCAGCTGTCAGTTTCTCCGCAGAAACTAGAGCGTGCAGTGAGCATCATGGATAAAGCAAAGACCATCTATATCCAAGGCACACGTCGTGCTTACCCAGTCGCTTTTTATCTGTGGTACGCATTGATGAAATCAGATAAAGATGTGGTTCTTCTCGATGATCATGGTGGTATGTTATCGCCTTTGACGAGACGTATGAATGAAGATGATGTGCTATTTGCCATTACCTATGCACCCTACGCTCAAGAGACGAGTGAGCTGATTGATGATGCCTGCAAAAAGAATGTCCCTATTGTTTGTATCACCGATAATCAGATGACTCCACACGGCAGTAAGATGGAAGTGTGCTTTGAGGTTGAAGAGGGTGAGTTAATGGGCTTCCGCTCTTTAAGTGCTTCAATGTATCTGGCGCAAACTCTAGCCGTTAGTCTTATTTGCCAAGAAGTAAAGTAA